One region of Candidatus Thermoplasmatota archaeon genomic DNA includes:
- a CDS encoding methyltransferase codes for MPIMPNAVERAAFLRLHLAPGPLLEILNALSFRVVLAGVKLGIFDALAKGPATADAVAAAIGADARATRITLDALEPLGYVKRDGRGLYRNTAMTSKWLVRDAGLSFAAGFEFWEEGFFTFWRDLETSIRAGKPAVDFYAWIASKPDVSARFQAWMTAIAALGASEVVAKVPIPAGAKSLIDVGGGHASYAIAFARAHPSLNATVVDAPHALAYAAKNVDEAGLASRIALAPGDFWTTDLGRDHDVALLFNVVHGMEVADMRALVRRTADALAPGGRLVVMEQLEGAVGGSAPKAATRLMSLNYLHMIGGVVHRYEDVARALGDAGLAKPRRTKLLRTPGTSLVIATKP; via the coding sequence ATGCCGATCATGCCGAACGCGGTCGAACGCGCCGCATTCCTGCGCCTCCACCTCGCGCCCGGGCCGCTCCTCGAGATCTTGAACGCCCTCTCCTTCCGCGTCGTCCTCGCGGGCGTGAAGCTTGGGATCTTCGATGCGCTCGCGAAGGGCCCCGCGACGGCCGACGCCGTCGCGGCGGCGATCGGCGCGGACGCCCGCGCGACGCGCATCACGCTCGACGCCCTCGAACCGCTCGGGTACGTCAAGCGCGACGGACGCGGCCTCTACCGCAACACGGCGATGACCTCGAAATGGCTCGTGCGCGACGCCGGCCTCAGCTTCGCCGCGGGCTTCGAATTCTGGGAGGAGGGCTTCTTCACCTTCTGGCGCGACCTCGAGACCTCGATCCGGGCGGGCAAGCCCGCCGTGGACTTCTACGCGTGGATCGCGTCGAAGCCCGACGTCTCCGCGCGCTTCCAGGCGTGGATGACCGCCATCGCGGCGCTGGGGGCAAGCGAGGTCGTGGCGAAGGTCCCGATCCCGGCGGGCGCGAAATCGCTCATCGACGTCGGTGGGGGTCACGCGAGCTACGCGATCGCGTTCGCCCGCGCCCACCCAAGCCTCAACGCGACCGTGGTGGACGCGCCGCACGCTCTCGCCTACGCGGCGAAGAACGTCGACGAGGCGGGCCTCGCGTCGCGGATCGCGCTCGCGCCGGGCGACTTCTGGACGACGGACCTCGGACGCGACCACGACGTCGCGCTGCTTTTCAACGTCGTGCACGGAATGGAGGTCGCGGACATGCGCGCGCTCGTCCGGCGGACCGCCGACGCCCTCGCGCCCGGCGGACGGCTCGTCGTCATGGAGCAGCTCGAGGGCGCGGTCGGGGGATCGGCGCCGAAGGCCGCGACGCGCCTCATGAGCCTGAATTATCTGCACATGATCGGCGGCGTGGTCCACCGTTACGAGGATGTGGCCCGGGCGCTCGGGGACGCCGGCCTCGCGAAGCCGCGACGGACCAAGCTCCTCCGCACGCCCGGCACGAGCCTCGTCATCGCGACCAAGCCCTGA
- a CDS encoding DUF2254 domain-containing protein yields MSLGTRLEKLLEDVRSSLWFVPSLMTIASFVLSLVALRLDLDHQFPDDAWYIFSGGPAGAGSVLSTIAGSMIGVTGVTFSITVVALSLASQQFGPRLLRNFMSDRSVQIVLGTFIATFVFCLLGLQAIDRTAELNQVPRLSVSIGFGLALASLAVLIYFIHHITRSIQAETVLANVSNEMHQAMDKLYPATLGEAGPEDEREVAIPPFEAEGFTVRSRHSGYLQAIDEDEVMELAVKHDLVLEIAKHPGEFVAHGAPVLRAWPGSRVDERLGKRLEGIFVVGSRKTPQQDLAFVFEQLVEVAVRALSPGVNDPYTAVSAIDRLGDGLAHLACRRLPSPHREDETGSLRLVVSRMTFEAVVDLSLNPLRRHGATDVAVAHRLLVRLGDLAGSMRTGDRRVRHLADHAARVHLEAAAEVQARADRDLLDSAHRRVVAIAAERMAERAER; encoded by the coding sequence GTGTCGCTCGGGACGCGCCTCGAGAAGCTCTTGGAGGACGTCCGCTCGAGCCTCTGGTTCGTCCCGAGCCTGATGACGATCGCGTCCTTCGTGCTGAGCCTCGTCGCCCTGCGCCTCGACCTCGACCATCAGTTCCCGGACGACGCGTGGTACATCTTCTCGGGCGGACCCGCCGGCGCGGGTAGCGTCCTCTCGACGATCGCGGGATCCATGATCGGCGTCACGGGCGTCACCTTCTCCATCACGGTCGTCGCCCTTTCGCTCGCGTCGCAGCAGTTCGGACCGAGGCTCCTGCGCAACTTCATGAGCGACCGGAGCGTCCAGATCGTCCTTGGGACGTTCATCGCGACGTTCGTCTTCTGCCTTCTCGGCCTCCAGGCGATCGATCGCACGGCGGAGCTCAACCAGGTGCCGCGCCTCTCGGTCTCGATCGGCTTCGGACTCGCCCTCGCGAGCCTTGCCGTCCTCATCTACTTCATCCACCACATCACACGGTCGATCCAGGCGGAGACGGTGCTTGCGAACGTCTCGAACGAGATGCACCAGGCGATGGACAAGCTGTATCCGGCGACGCTCGGGGAAGCGGGCCCCGAGGACGAGCGGGAGGTCGCGATTCCGCCCTTCGAGGCGGAGGGTTTCACGGTCCGGTCGAGGCACAGCGGCTACCTCCAGGCGATCGACGAGGACGAGGTGATGGAGCTCGCCGTCAAGCACGACCTCGTGCTCGAGATCGCGAAACATCCCGGCGAGTTCGTCGCGCACGGCGCGCCCGTCCTCCGGGCCTGGCCGGGCTCGCGCGTCGACGAGCGGCTCGGGAAGCGTCTCGAGGGCATCTTCGTCGTCGGCTCCCGCAAGACGCCCCAGCAGGATCTGGCCTTCGTCTTCGAGCAGCTCGTGGAGGTCGCGGTCCGCGCGCTTTCGCCGGGGGTGAACGATCCCTACACGGCCGTCTCGGCGATCGACCGCCTCGGGGACGGGCTCGCGCATCTCGCTTGCCGCCGTCTGCCGTCGCCCCACCGCGAGGACGAAACGGGCTCGCTGCGCCTCGTGGTTTCCCGAATGACCTTCGAAGCCGTCGTCGACCTGTCCCTGAATCCGTTGCGGCGGCATGGCGCGACGGACGTCGCGGTCGCGCATCGCCTGCTCGTGCGGCTCGGAGACCTCGCGGGATCGATGCGGACGGGCGACCGCCGGGTGCGGCATCTCGCGGATCACGCCGCGCGGGTGCATCTCGAGGCCGCGGCCGAGGTGCAGGCGCGCGCGGATCGCGACCTGCTCGACAGCGCCCACCGACGCGTGGTCGCGATCGCCGCCGAGCGCATGGCCGAGCGCGCCGAGCGATAG
- a CDS encoding HYR domain-containing protein → MQIQVGPSDSARWILPALLGVLAAGAFVAIVADEAEATHFRAGTLTATPTGNGREILVEGTLTFRRDYAYFSPVNPTVGMVTRVSDDTIRVEGSNMWTYLYIRVESSDPAANVLTGRIVASQGASLRFALPSDTLNGAPWKISMTDCCRISKASPLWHLNNFDASYRLEAEIAFPVNQPDSPARSLLPQIVSCVRPVCSFKIPVTDAQGHLTSFRLADASEMGPYIPGSAGGPAAVQPSAGGLSAEVGASNGVYTWNASRAPVDYTKGHNLYSTQVIVSSTRFETPVDFFIELVDSADLLPRFVSPSPCGAQVTLVAGQAHSMPIRAVASQANPSSPVRLAHVGLPSGATFQVDPASTTTNGVFTWTPNLAQVGTYLVVFTAVNTAQYWAPFCAVELVVTPSNAPIAKFSMDRPPVVGIPVNFTDESFDHDGTVVSRQWNFGDGTVLTTTATWVHHTYATEGPVSVQLLVADNTGVTGRTLVDLSVGPNAPPLAGLAADRVHVRSGVPVEFRDQSVDPEGVPLHRTFVFGDGTMLSAADAVVTHAFAADGLYTVRLAVSDGYNPIQEATLEVQVDSVAPVVAIDAVCPAGGGGYCREPVSYAMTATDPNLDTSALACSVGAALAMCEGTLASSGAYLLAVVARDLAGNEALEQLTVHVDREAPLLDLDLGYGPFEATGPEGFLPAWSFDATDHFPGSHSSGLESAACDHPAATPFPIGTTLVTCHATDRAGNAASVDRAVTVQDTTAPGWTYVPEQTYELDRPGAMPVTFATPTAHDLVSGPRGVVCDHAPGAFFGLGDHVVTCEAEPDAAGNVAPTATVLVRVVDTTPPVIDAASDVVLEAEGPDGAIAAYDAPLARDAATGVWDATCAPAAGARFALGATTVTCTASDGVGLDADPVTFTVTVVDRTPPAIAFAPDLVVEATGPDGALVAYDAPSTSDAVDGEGVASCGPASGSVFALGTTAVTCAASDAAGNAATSSFEVRVEDTTAPAIGALDDLVVEASGSDGAVVLFDAPWTDDAVDGAGVATCAPASGSTFPVGATTVTCTATDAAGNAATSSFVVEVLDGVGPVVTTPGDIVVVTASTLGRHVSYGAASAHDAVDGDVPVTCSPASGSLFPVGFTTVACRATDAAGNVGEGTFTVQVRYDWSGFLPPVVDGKSYNKGSTIPFKFRLANESAAASGLEAHLFAAPVVNGVVGAESPAPGDGSKVAGAPAHRFRFVDPTSSDPASHHLNVDTKKLAAGTWRFRADLGDGENRFVTLVIR, encoded by the coding sequence ATGCAGATTCAGGTTGGACCTTCTGATTCGGCCCGATGGATTCTTCCCGCGCTCCTCGGCGTTCTCGCCGCGGGCGCGTTCGTCGCCATCGTGGCCGACGAGGCCGAGGCGACGCACTTCCGAGCCGGCACGCTGACCGCAACGCCCACGGGGAACGGGCGCGAAATCCTCGTCGAAGGAACGCTCACGTTCCGGCGGGACTACGCCTATTTCTCCCCGGTCAACCCGACGGTGGGCATGGTCACCCGCGTGTCCGACGACACGATCCGGGTCGAAGGCTCCAATATGTGGACGTATCTCTACATCCGGGTCGAATCCTCCGACCCCGCAGCCAACGTCCTCACGGGGCGCATCGTGGCTTCTCAAGGCGCCTCCCTCCGGTTCGCGCTCCCGAGCGACACCCTGAACGGCGCCCCGTGGAAGATCTCGATGACGGACTGCTGCCGCATCAGCAAGGCTTCGCCGCTCTGGCATCTGAACAACTTCGACGCCTCCTACCGTCTCGAGGCCGAGATCGCGTTCCCGGTCAATCAGCCCGATTCGCCCGCCCGCAGCCTGCTGCCGCAGATCGTCTCGTGCGTCCGGCCCGTCTGCTCCTTCAAGATTCCCGTCACGGACGCGCAAGGTCATCTGACGAGCTTCCGGCTCGCGGACGCGTCGGAGATGGGCCCCTACATCCCCGGGTCGGCCGGGGGGCCCGCGGCCGTCCAGCCGAGCGCGGGCGGATTGAGCGCCGAGGTCGGCGCTTCGAACGGCGTCTACACGTGGAACGCCTCCAGGGCGCCCGTGGACTACACGAAGGGGCACAACCTCTATTCGACCCAGGTCATCGTCTCGTCGACGCGCTTCGAAACTCCCGTCGACTTCTTCATCGAGCTCGTGGACTCCGCGGACCTCCTCCCGCGCTTCGTCAGTCCGAGTCCTTGCGGCGCCCAGGTCACGCTCGTCGCCGGCCAGGCGCACAGCATGCCGATCCGCGCGGTGGCCTCGCAGGCGAACCCGTCGAGCCCGGTGCGGCTCGCGCACGTGGGCCTGCCTTCCGGCGCGACTTTCCAGGTCGACCCCGCTTCGACGACAACGAACGGCGTCTTCACGTGGACGCCGAACCTCGCGCAGGTCGGAACCTACCTCGTCGTCTTCACCGCGGTCAACACGGCCCAGTACTGGGCTCCCTTCTGCGCCGTCGAGTTGGTCGTCACGCCGTCGAATGCGCCCATCGCGAAGTTCTCGATGGACAGGCCCCCCGTCGTGGGCATCCCCGTGAACTTCACGGACGAAAGCTTCGACCACGACGGCACCGTCGTGTCCCGGCAGTGGAACTTCGGCGACGGCACGGTCCTCACCACGACGGCGACGTGGGTGCACCACACCTACGCCACCGAGGGTCCCGTCTCCGTGCAGCTCCTCGTCGCCGACAACACGGGCGTCACGGGCCGCACGCTCGTGGACCTTTCCGTCGGGCCGAACGCCCCGCCCCTCGCGGGCCTGGCGGCCGACCGCGTCCACGTGCGCTCGGGCGTCCCCGTCGAGTTCCGCGACCAGAGCGTCGATCCGGAAGGCGTGCCCCTTCACCGCACGTTCGTCTTCGGCGACGGCACGATGCTCTCCGCGGCCGACGCCGTCGTGACGCATGCGTTCGCGGCCGACGGGCTCTACACGGTCCGCCTCGCCGTCTCGGACGGCTACAATCCGATCCAGGAGGCGACCCTCGAAGTGCAGGTCGACAGCGTCGCGCCCGTCGTCGCGATCGACGCCGTCTGTCCCGCGGGCGGAGGCGGGTACTGCCGCGAGCCCGTGTCGTACGCGATGACGGCCACGGACCCCAACCTCGATACGAGCGCCCTCGCGTGCAGCGTCGGCGCCGCCCTTGCGATGTGCGAGGGAACGCTCGCCTCGAGCGGAGCCTACCTCCTCGCCGTGGTCGCCCGCGACCTTGCCGGGAACGAGGCCCTCGAGCAACTCACGGTCCACGTCGATCGCGAAGCGCCGCTTCTCGACCTCGACCTCGGGTACGGGCCCTTCGAGGCGACCGGTCCCGAAGGATTCCTCCCCGCGTGGTCGTTCGACGCGACCGACCACTTCCCGGGCTCGCATTCGAGCGGACTGGAATCCGCCGCCTGCGATCACCCGGCCGCGACGCCGTTTCCGATCGGCACGACGCTCGTGACCTGCCACGCGACGGACCGCGCCGGAAACGCGGCGTCGGTCGATCGCGCGGTCACCGTCCAGGACACGACCGCGCCCGGTTGGACGTACGTCCCCGAGCAGACGTACGAGCTCGACCGCCCCGGCGCGATGCCCGTCACCTTCGCGACGCCGACGGCGCACGACCTCGTCTCGGGTCCGCGGGGCGTGGTCTGCGATCACGCGCCGGGCGCTTTCTTCGGCCTGGGCGACCACGTCGTGACGTGCGAAGCGGAGCCCGACGCGGCCGGCAACGTCGCGCCGACGGCGACGGTCCTCGTCCGCGTGGTCGACACTACGCCGCCCGTCATCGACGCGGCCAGCGACGTCGTCCTCGAAGCCGAGGGGCCGGACGGCGCGATCGCCGCCTACGATGCGCCGCTTGCGCGCGACGCGGCGACGGGCGTCTGGGACGCGACGTGCGCGCCCGCGGCGGGCGCCCGCTTCGCTCTCGGCGCGACGACCGTCACGTGCACGGCCAGCGACGGGGTCGGGCTCGATGCGGACCCGGTGACGTTCACGGTGACCGTCGTCGACCGCACGCCCCCGGCGATCGCCTTCGCGCCCGACCTCGTCGTGGAAGCGACCGGGCCCGACGGCGCCCTGGTCGCGTACGACGCGCCCTCGACGAGCGATGCGGTGGACGGCGAAGGCGTCGCCTCCTGCGGCCCCGCCTCCGGGTCGGTGTTCGCGCTCGGGACGACCGCGGTCACGTGCGCCGCGAGCGATGCGGCGGGCAACGCGGCCACGTCCTCATTCGAGGTCCGGGTCGAGGACACGACGGCCCCGGCGATCGGAGCCCTCGATGACCTCGTCGTGGAGGCCTCCGGCTCCGACGGCGCCGTCGTCCTGTTCGACGCCCCCTGGACGGACGACGCGGTGGACGGCGCAGGCGTCGCCACGTGCGCGCCCGCCTCCGGCTCGACGTTCCCGGTCGGAGCGACGACCGTCACGTGCACCGCGACGGACGCCGCGGGGAACGCCGCCACGTCCTCCTTCGTCGTCGAAGTCCTCGACGGCGTGGGTCCCGTGGTGACGACCCCCGGCGACATCGTGGTGGTGACCGCCTCGACGCTCGGGCGTCACGTCTCGTACGGCGCCGCGTCCGCGCACGACGCGGTCGACGGCGACGTTCCGGTGACGTGCTCGCCGGCCTCGGGATCGCTCTTCCCCGTCGGTTTCACGACCGTGGCGTGCCGCGCGACGGACGCCGCGGGCAACGTCGGCGAGGGGACGTTCACCGTGCAGGTGCGCTACGACTGGTCGGGTTTCCTCCCGCCCGTCGTGGACGGCAAGTCCTACAACAAGGGTTCGACGATCCCGTTCAAGTTCCGCCTCGCGAACGAGAGCGCGGCCGCAAGCGGCCTCGAAGCCCACCTCTTCGCGGCGCCCGTGGTGAACGGCGTCGTCGGCGCGGAATCCCCGGCGCCGGGCGACGGGTCGAAGGTCGCGGGCGCGCCCGCCCACCGGTTCCGCTTCGTGGATCCCACGAGCTCGGATCCCGCAAGCCACCACCTGAACGTCGACACGAAGAAGCTCGCCGCGGGCACGTGGCGCTTCCGCGCCGACCTCGGCGACGGCGAGAACCGATTCGTGACCCTCGTGATCCGGTGA
- a CDS encoding DUF1722 domain-containing protein: MDAPSLSALWREVPRTKAAMQAFHACVKTDLLARDVEGARALGRLAAAGAFEAYGERLAAALAAPASRGRHANALAHLAGHVGDPPTRRALARAVERYRAGALDLEEAKAAIAAALARDGTAWARGQTYLRA; this comes from the coding sequence ATGGACGCGCCGTCGCTCAGCGCCCTGTGGCGCGAGGTCCCGCGGACGAAGGCTGCGATGCAGGCCTTCCACGCCTGCGTCAAGACGGACCTTCTCGCCCGCGACGTCGAGGGGGCCCGCGCGCTCGGTCGCCTGGCTGCCGCAGGGGCCTTCGAAGCGTACGGCGAGCGGCTCGCGGCCGCCCTCGCCGCGCCCGCGAGCCGGGGACGCCACGCGAATGCGCTCGCCCACCTCGCGGGGCACGTCGGGGACCCCCCGACGCGGCGGGCGCTCGCGCGCGCCGTCGAGCGGTATCGCGCGGGCGCGCTCGACCTCGAGGAGGCCAAGGCGGCCATCGCGGCGGCCCTCGCGCGCGACGGGACCGCGTGGGCTCGCGGGCAGACCTACCTCAGAGCGTGA
- a CDS encoding Vms1/Ankzf1 family peptidyl-tRNA hydrolase has translation MPPSLAKVDFEALVAAYDPESRDTFVSLYLDLTDDRRDAAVERRAREVRAALAEGEGDVEAFDRALAEAARLAKKTASAAGARGVAAFASPAHGFGRAFALAAPVENRVVLDSSPYVRPLARHVDEHEAFVLVLIDGEHGVVYLVDEGIPDLAGRSRMSLIGRHKKGGMSQMRYQRHRQGRVEKFYAEIAGHVDRLVEGGEASRVFVAGPGQAKRQFVDHLGAKAREGLLAVEDVDFKGATADDVLLKRFMDLARREEAEASAEAVRMLAGAFARGDLTAGGGLETARAARDGRVDLLVVEKDHTVPGGKCETHQSYFPPGERCACGSEGTKVDLANEAIEGVLRTEGSVEFVKRGHPILREIDGLGALLRW, from the coding sequence ATGCCCCCCTCGCTCGCGAAGGTGGATTTCGAAGCCCTCGTCGCGGCCTACGATCCCGAAAGCCGGGACACGTTCGTGAGCCTCTACCTCGACCTCACCGACGACCGCCGCGACGCGGCCGTCGAGCGCCGAGCCCGCGAGGTGCGCGCCGCGCTCGCGGAGGGCGAAGGCGACGTCGAGGCCTTCGACCGCGCGCTCGCCGAAGCCGCGCGCCTCGCGAAAAAGACCGCCTCCGCGGCCGGCGCGCGGGGCGTCGCCGCGTTCGCGTCTCCCGCGCACGGCTTCGGGCGCGCGTTCGCGCTCGCGGCCCCGGTCGAGAATCGCGTCGTCCTCGACTCGAGCCCCTACGTGCGCCCCCTCGCGCGGCACGTGGACGAGCACGAAGCGTTCGTCCTCGTGCTCATCGACGGCGAGCACGGCGTCGTCTACCTCGTGGACGAGGGCATCCCGGACCTCGCGGGGCGTTCGAGGATGTCGCTCATCGGCCGCCACAAGAAGGGCGGCATGAGCCAGATGCGCTACCAGCGCCACCGGCAGGGGCGCGTCGAGAAATTCTACGCCGAGATCGCGGGCCACGTCGACCGCCTCGTCGAGGGCGGCGAGGCAAGCCGGGTGTTCGTCGCGGGACCCGGCCAGGCCAAGCGGCAGTTCGTCGACCATCTCGGCGCGAAGGCGCGCGAAGGCCTCCTTGCGGTCGAGGACGTGGACTTCAAGGGCGCGACCGCCGACGACGTGCTTCTCAAGCGCTTCATGGATCTCGCAAGGCGCGAGGAGGCCGAGGCCTCCGCGGAAGCCGTCCGCATGCTCGCGGGCGCCTTCGCGCGCGGCGACCTCACGGCGGGCGGCGGTCTCGAGACGGCGCGGGCCGCGCGCGACGGACGCGTGGACCTCCTCGTCGTCGAGAAGGACCACACGGTCCCGGGCGGGAAGTGCGAAACCCACCAGAGCTATTTCCCTCCGGGCGAACGGTGCGCATGCGGGTCCGAGGGCACGAAGGTCGATCTCGCGAACGAGGCGATCGAGGGCGTCCTCCGCACCGAGGGGTCGGTCGAGTTCGTCAAGCGCGGCCACCCGATCCTCCGCGAAATCGACGGGCTCGGCGCCCTCCTGCGTTGGTAG
- a CDS encoding heme-binding protein — MATDATYPKTPVGAVEVKTLPPALAYEARGKEDAWRDRDDMFYRDFAFLHENELAMTTPVEVEVERPRMRFFVPREDETRVLKTVDGVDLHPVESREVIATGLRGNYSPRNFERGRARIEAWLAEHPEYRPTGPAYAVYWNAPLTPPFIKRSEVHVPVERVGAGPARA, encoded by the coding sequence ATGGCGACGGACGCGACGTACCCGAAGACGCCCGTCGGAGCGGTGGAGGTCAAGACGCTTCCGCCCGCCCTCGCGTACGAGGCGCGCGGCAAGGAGGACGCCTGGCGGGACCGCGACGACATGTTCTACCGGGACTTCGCGTTCCTACACGAGAACGAGCTCGCGATGACGACGCCGGTCGAGGTGGAGGTCGAGCGTCCGCGCATGCGCTTCTTCGTTCCGCGCGAGGACGAGACGCGCGTCCTCAAGACCGTCGACGGCGTCGACCTCCACCCGGTCGAAAGCCGAGAGGTCATCGCGACCGGCCTTCGCGGCAACTACTCCCCCCGGAACTTCGAGCGCGGCAGGGCGCGCATCGAGGCGTGGCTGGCCGAGCACCCGGAATACCGCCCCACGGGTCCCGCCTACGCGGTCTACTGGAATGCGCCCCTCACGCCCCCGTTCATCAAGCGGAGCGAGGTGCACGTCCCGGTGGAGCGCGTCGGGGCGGGTCCGGCCCGCGCTTGA
- a CDS encoding amidohydrolase family protein, with protein MLIDAHVHLNNYHEESRQPTIENLRSLFAKMDEWRVDHAVVITSYKHDVDRPSVEEILDVAEESPRITLVEGLRWRSEENRTDLYALEGRIREGRVKGIKLYPGYEPYGITDPSLESVFRLAAKHKVPVMIHTGDTYSKRAKLRHAHPLLVDDVAVDYPDVNFIMCHLGNPWFKDTAEVLYKNDNVYADISGLVLGEFSNDFERHMIAELKEMILFMGDPGRQLLYGSDWPLVKMGPYIKFLEALKLPEETMEAIRWKTAARLFRIDV; from the coding sequence GTGCTGATCGACGCCCACGTCCACCTCAACAACTACCACGAGGAATCCCGCCAGCCCACGATCGAGAATCTCCGCTCGCTCTTTGCGAAGATGGACGAATGGCGGGTCGACCACGCGGTGGTCATCACGTCGTACAAGCACGACGTGGACCGGCCGAGCGTCGAGGAGATCCTCGACGTCGCGGAGGAGAGCCCGCGCATCACGCTCGTCGAAGGCCTGCGCTGGCGCAGCGAGGAGAATCGCACCGATCTCTACGCGCTCGAGGGCCGCATCCGGGAGGGCCGCGTGAAGGGCATCAAGCTCTACCCCGGGTACGAACCCTACGGCATCACGGATCCGTCGCTCGAGTCGGTGTTCCGCCTCGCCGCGAAGCACAAGGTCCCGGTGATGATCCACACGGGCGACACGTACAGCAAGCGCGCGAAGCTGCGCCACGCCCACCCGCTTCTCGTCGACGACGTCGCCGTGGATTATCCCGACGTGAACTTCATCATGTGCCACCTGGGGAACCCGTGGTTCAAGGACACGGCCGAGGTGCTCTACAAGAACGACAACGTTTACGCGGACATCTCGGGCCTCGTCCTCGGCGAGTTCTCGAACGACTTCGAGCGGCACATGATCGCGGAGCTCAAGGAGATGATCCTCTTCATGGGCGACCCGGGACGTCAGCTCCTCTATGGAAGCGACTGGCCGCTCGTGAAGATGGGCCCCTACATCAAGTTCCTCGAAGCCCTCAAGCTCCCCGAGGAGACGATGGAGGCCATCCGCTGGAAGACGGCGGCGCGGCTCTTCAGGATCGACGTCTGA
- a CDS encoding HEAT repeat domain-containing protein: MPQEPAEPRVFETVDPAPALSERDIKTIEATLLDTTQPMFTRMRAIFALRGLGTEEATHAIGRSLLAVHDSALLRHECAYVLGQLQDPASLPYLERALFEDRDYMVRHESAEAMGNLGTDAVVPSLERARREDENLDVRMSAEVALANLAFLKTDEMEY; the protein is encoded by the coding sequence ATGCCCCAGGAGCCCGCCGAGCCCCGCGTCTTCGAGACGGTCGACCCCGCCCCCGCCCTGAGCGAGCGCGACATCAAGACCATCGAGGCGACGCTCCTCGACACGACGCAGCCGATGTTCACGCGCATGCGCGCCATCTTCGCGCTGCGCGGCCTCGGCACCGAGGAGGCGACGCACGCGATCGGACGCTCGCTCCTCGCCGTCCACGACTCCGCGCTCCTGCGCCACGAGTGCGCGTACGTCCTCGGCCAGCTCCAGGACCCGGCGTCGCTCCCCTACCTCGAGCGCGCGCTCTTCGAGGACCGGGATTACATGGTCCGGCACGAGTCCGCCGAGGCGATGGGGAACCTCGGCACGGACGCGGTCGTCCCGAGCCTCGAGCGCGCCCGCCGCGAGGACGAGAACCTCGACGTCCGGATGAGCGCGGAGGTCGCGCTCGCGAACCTCGCGTTCCTCAAGACCGACGAGATGGAATACTGA
- a CDS encoding DEAD/DEAH box helicase, which translates to MSTFQSFPLKTSTLKALAERGFVNPTPIQNAAIPLLLQGEDVIGQARTGTGKTAAFGIPLVEALEARRGVQSLVLAPTRELANQIVEELNLLGKGTPFRAVAIYGGVGFGAQEAAVGPRGNATCVVACPGRLLDLLERRTISLANVRHVVLDEADRMLDMGFIHDIDRIFKHLPKERQTALFSATLPAEIRKLAEKYLRAPETVKAEEGPLATPLTEQYRVDIRGDGLAPLLTILERERPERAVVFTRTKHTAKRIAAKLQAARLKADALQGNLSQSARDRVMAGFRSGSVHILVATDVASRGIDVAELTHVIQYDMPTTADDYVHRTGRTGRAGRPGRAFLLVPPGGDGEVRAIERLSGIPMQRYDPGPLVVVPAHVANAGPAARGYESQAAGGRGGHAQRGRGGGGGRGRSGGGRPQGRSHAPARGRR; encoded by the coding sequence ATGAGCACATTCCAGAGCTTCCCACTCAAGACCAGCACGCTGAAGGCCCTCGCCGAGCGCGGATTCGTGAATCCGACGCCCATCCAGAACGCGGCGATCCCGCTCCTCCTGCAGGGCGAGGACGTCATCGGCCAGGCCCGCACCGGCACCGGCAAGACCGCGGCCTTCGGCATCCCCCTCGTCGAGGCGCTCGAAGCGCGCCGCGGCGTCCAGTCCCTCGTCCTCGCGCCCACGCGCGAGCTCGCGAACCAGATCGTCGAGGAGCTGAACCTCCTCGGCAAGGGCACGCCGTTTCGCGCGGTCGCGATCTACGGCGGCGTCGGCTTCGGCGCGCAGGAGGCTGCGGTCGGACCGCGCGGCAACGCCACGTGCGTCGTCGCGTGCCCCGGCCGCCTCCTCGACCTCCTCGAGCGGCGCACGATCAGCCTCGCGAACGTGCGGCACGTCGTCCTCGACGAGGCCGACCGCATGCTCGACATGGGCTTCATCCACGACATCGACCGCATCTTCAAGCACCTCCCGAAGGAGCGCCAGACCGCGCTTTTCAGCGCGACGCTTCCGGCGGAGATCCGCAAGCTCGCGGAGAAGTATCTCCGCGCGCCCGAGACCGTGAAGGCCGAGGAGGGTCCCCTCGCGACGCCGCTCACGGAGCAGTACCGCGTCGACATCCGCGGCGACGGCCTCGCGCCGCTGCTCACGATCCTCGAGCGCGAGCGCCCCGAGCGCGCGGTCGTCTTCACGCGAACGAAGCACACGGCGAAGCGCATCGCCGCGAAGCTCCAGGCCGCGCGGCTCAAGGCCGACGCGCTCCAGGGCAACCTCAGCCAGTCCGCGCGCGACCGCGTGATGGCCGGCTTCCGCTCGGGCTCGGTGCACATCCTCGTTGCGACCGACGTCGCCTCGCGCGGCATCGACGTCGCTGAGCTCACGCACGTCATCCAGTACGACATGCCGACGACGGCGGACGACTACGTCCACCGCACGGGCCGCACGGGCCGCGCGGGTCGGCCGGGCCGGGCGTTCCTCCTCGTCCCGCCGGGCGGCGACGGCGAGGTGCGCGCGATCGAGCGCCTGTCGGGCATCCCGATGCAGCGCTACGACCCCGGCCCCCTCGTGGTCGTTCCGGCGCACGTCGCGAACGCGGGCCCCGCGGCGCGCGGCTACGAGTCCCAGGCGGCGGGCGGACGCGGCGGCCACGCGCAGCGCGGCCGCGGCGGAGGCGGCGGACGCGGCCGATCGGGCGGCGGGCGACCCCAGGGCCGGAGCCACGCGCCCGCGCGCGGCCGGCGCTGA